One window from the genome of Paraneptunicella aestuarii encodes:
- a CDS encoding ornithine carbamoyltransferase yields the protein MKRDLLTFENWESGQLTELLSLALDVKTNPAKYKQALAGKSVIALFEKPSLRTRVSFDIGINKLGGHMVYLDSQSNNLQGREDVADMAANMACWGDAIVARVFKHETLKIFAESCQIPVVNALCDLYHPCQALADFLAMHETFGDVSKTKLAYFGDGNNVTHSLMLVGAHLGADVAVITPAGHEPVQSVVESAQAIAAKTGATITVSNDIAAAEGANALYTDTWISMGDDTPLDKIKQYFMPYQLNEQLLADTGATHVMHCQPAHRDLEITGELMDGDKSLLLLQAENRMHAQNAILITLFGQ from the coding sequence ATGAAACGGGATTTATTAACTTTTGAAAATTGGGAATCGGGGCAGTTGACCGAGCTTTTGAGTCTTGCTCTTGATGTAAAAACAAACCCTGCAAAATACAAACAAGCGTTGGCGGGAAAGTCGGTTATTGCCTTATTCGAGAAGCCGTCGCTAAGAACCCGTGTCAGCTTCGATATTGGTATCAATAAGCTGGGCGGGCATATGGTTTATCTCGACAGCCAAAGCAATAACTTGCAAGGCCGTGAAGATGTTGCAGATATGGCTGCCAACATGGCTTGCTGGGGCGATGCCATTGTTGCCAGAGTGTTCAAGCATGAAACCCTGAAGATCTTCGCAGAATCTTGCCAGATCCCGGTCGTTAACGCTCTTTGTGATTTGTACCACCCGTGTCAGGCATTGGCTGACTTTCTGGCAATGCACGAGACTTTTGGTGACGTGAGTAAAACCAAACTAGCGTACTTTGGTGACGGAAATAACGTTACGCATTCACTAATGTTAGTCGGTGCTCACTTGGGTGCAGATGTTGCTGTAATCACACCAGCAGGGCATGAACCTGTGCAGTCTGTTGTAGAAAGTGCTCAGGCTATTGCTGCTAAAACCGGAGCGACCATTACGGTCAGTAATGACATTGCTGCCGCCGAAGGGGCGAATGCTTTATACACCGACACCTGGATTTCCATGGGTGACGACACGCCACTGGACAAGATCAAACAATATTTTATGCCGTATCAATTGAATGAACAGCTGTTGGCTGACACTGGGGCGACCCATGTAATGCATTGTCAGCCGGCGCATCGTGATTTGGAAATCACCGGAGAATTAATGGACGGCGATAAGTCTTTGCTGTTGCTTCAAGCCGAAAATCGTATGCATGCACAGAACGCCATTCTTATTACCTTATTCGGTCAATAA